In the Drosophila willistoni isolate 14030-0811.24 chromosome 3R, UCI_dwil_1.1, whole genome shotgun sequence genome, TCTCTGGGTAAATGAAAACTAAACTCAAATACTTTGAATTAATAGAGTTCTTTAACTTAAAGCTGTTGTGGTTGATCATGACTATATGACCATGCATGGACAAAATATTATGGCCCATTTTGAGAAGATACTAAGCGATATAATACGTGAGAATTTAAGAAATGGCGGTATTAATGTACGATATTTTACCTGGAATTCTGTGCGTTTAAAAAAAGGTAACCAACATGAAAACCCTTCAGTTAAACTCACTAATGAGACTGATATACAAAGATTTCCTGGCTGCAATAACGGTAACTGATTGTGAAAATACTTGGAATTTTTATAAGAACACACAAGAGACATCCGTCTTATTGATTGCCATAACAGACTCGGATTGCCCCAGATTGCCATTAAATAGAGCAATTATGGTAAGATTTTAGAATACAAGAGAATTTTATGTTAATTCTGTGATCTTAGATTCCCCTGGTGGAGCATGGTGATGAGTTTCCACAAATTATACTTGATGCCAAAGTCCAGCAAATACTTAAATGGAAAactgctgtcgtttttgtagATCAAACCATTTGTGGGTATATAAATCGACTGCAAGTCTTTAAATacattgaaattgttttttttcatagTGGACGAGAACTCTGTGCTGGTGAAGAGCATAGTTCATGAGAGTACTACcaatcacatagctcccatttCGTTGATACTCTACAAAGTGAACGATTCGTTGCATGGCCAACAGAAACGTACGGCTCTGAGGCAGGCATTAGGCCAATTTGCAATGCCCAAGCATGAACAGAAGCATCAACAATTCCTGGTGATATCCAAATTCCATGAGGATATCATTGAAATAGCAGAAACATTGAATATGTTTCATGTGAGCAACCAGTGGATGTTCTTTGTGCTGGAGGAACTGCGTCGCGATTTTGATGCCAGCACTGTGACCATAAATCTCGATGAGGGAGCTAACATTGCATTTGCTTTGAACGAGACATATCCCGATTGTCAGGACACATTGAATTGCACTATATCCGAGGTTAGCATGGCTTTAGTGACATCTATTTCCAAGATGATATCGGAAGAGCAATCAATATATGGCGAAATATCTGATGAGGAATGGGAATCCATACGTTTCACTAAGCAAGAGAAACAAGATGAACTTTTGGAGTATATGAAGGTAGACGTTTTGTTTGTCTTTCACATCTTTCACATAGACAAATGATCTTCTTGAATTCTTATCAGGATTATCTTAAATTGAATAGCAAATGTGCTAGTTGTGCCAGATGGCGTATTGATACGGCTATTACCTGGGGCAAGACTCAAGAGAGTCGGCAATTTCGCACTGGTAAGTACATATATCACTTAATTCATTCACTCtaatatttttgatattttttcatTCCCATTCGTAGCTCCAACACGCGATGCCAAGAATAGAAACTTTGATTTCATTAATATTGGCTACTGGAGCCCTTTGTTGGGATTTGTGGTCCAGGAGCTAACCTTTCCTCACATTGAGCATCATTTTCGGAACATCACCATGGATATTCTGACCGTACATGTGAGTCTTTGAATCAGGAATATATTATCATTATATATTGGTTCGAAATGCTCGTAGAATCCACCTTGGCAAATCCTGACCAAAAATAGTCTGGGTCACATAGTCGAATCCAAGGGCATAGTTATGGAGATAGTACGGGAATTGAGTCGTGCCTTAAATTTTACCTATCAACTGCATGAAGCCAAGTCATGGGAGGATGAGTATGCAATTAGCCAGAGCAAGAACGAAAGTGTAAGTATGAAATAAGTAATAgaataaattgaaattcattttaatatttctagGAAATGGAACTTCTAGGCTCAATGACATATCGCATTCCCAGTCGTGTGACTGAACTGGCCCAGGGCAATCAATATTTTCTGGCCGCTGTGGCTGCCACCATTTATGATCCCGAGAAgagattttttaatttcacaCAGCCCATCAGTGTGCAGAAATACACTTTTATTACCCGCCAACCGGATGAGGTGTCTCGCATTTATTTGTTTACGGCTCCATTTACCCAGGAGACCTGGGGATGCCTGGTTGGCATTATTATACTGACCGCTCCCCTTCTGTATGGCATTAATCGTTTGGCACCTCTGGAAGAGCTACGTATCAGAGGCTTATCTACGATCAAGAGCTGCTTTTGGTATGTACTCGGAGCTCTGCTCCAGCAAGGAGGCATGTATCTGCCCAAGGCAGACAGTGGACGCCTCATAGTGGGCTTCTGGTGGATTGTGGTCATTGTCCTGGTCACCACTTACTGTGGCAATCTTGTGGCATTTCTCACTTTTCCCAAATATCAGCCCGGAATCGATTATCTTACTCAGTTGGCACACCACAAGCATATCTCCCAGTATGGCCTACGAAATGGAACGTTTTTTGAGAAATACACCAAGACCACAACACGTAAGGACTTTAAGCGGTTCATGGAGAAAGCCATTATCTACAACAATGCAGAATCTGAGAGAATCGATGCTGTGAAAAGTGGCCAACGGATCAATATAGATTGGCGTATCAATTTGCAATTGATTGTCCAGCAACATTTCGAGCAAGATAAGGAATGTCATTTTGCCCTGGGCAAGGAGGACTTTGTCGATGAGCAGATTGGCCTAGTTGTCCCATTAAATAGCGCCTACTTGCATCTCATTAATCTTCACATCGATCGCATGTTTCGCATGGGTTTTATTGAGCGTTGGCATCAGATGAATCTCCCCAATTCGGACAAGTGTAATGGCAAAAGTGTTCTACGACAGATAACCAATCACAAGGTGAACATGAATGACATGCAAGGATGTTTCCTAGTCCTAATCTTTGGCTTCATAGTGGCCGTTCTGGTGGCATCCATTGAGTTCTGGTATTATCGCTATCATCTTCACCATCAAAAACGCAAGCAAAGTGTTTTCGTCAACTAAActatttcaaatataaattcgaataatttattttgaataaattCGAATAATTTATTGTGAATAAATTCGAATAATTTATTATGAATAAATTCGAATAGTTTATTGTGaaaaaattcgaataattTATTGTGAATAAATTCGAATAATTTATTGTGAATAAATTCGAATAATTTATTGTGAATAAATTCTATTTTCTTTCGCCTTTAAATAATCTGCTTTAAAATTACCGCCAACATTTACAATTCGGCGCTGCCAACTTGTTGACTGAACTTAACAGTGCGCTGTTAAGCGGGAAATGGGCGCTATTTCAAATTTTCTGTTAATCTGTTCTGAATGTAGGTACTAAACCTATATTTACTAAAATTCgatacaaaaaattattattattagagAAGTCTTTAAGAAATCTGTGAACAGGGCCAAGTATCACTGAAATGTTAGTAAATTTCACCCAAACAAAGTGAATTAGTTTTAATAAAGCAAAGATTTTTGCGGAAAAATAAGAGACTTAGGTAAAACACttggaaaatatttattaaaaataagaaaatttattcCAAAAGCCACAAAAGTTGCAGAAAAACAAGAGGCTTAGGTAAAACACttggaaaatatttattaaaaataagaaaatttattcCAAAAGCCACAAAAGTTgacaaattaaaaatgtttctttcttttaaaaGCCTTCTCTGGCAAAAACGGCAAATTAAACCAGTCCCTGTATAAATTATGATCTTGGTTTTTATCTGGCTTtgctttatttgtttttttactgAAAGAATCGATGAGTCGttgttttacaatttgtcATAAACTAAACTCGAATACAAAATCATAAGCAGATGAAAAAGATAAAAAGAAGTAACTTACAATAATGGGAAAAACTCAAGACTCAAAACTCAGCCTCACCTCGACACTCTTCTTGTATTGCTTTAGTTATGATTTTTGATAGGAAATAAACCTACATTTGCttataagtacatatgtagttACAAAAAAAGACATACCTGAACAAAAACGTTTATATTGAGGAATTAATTCATTGAAAAAACTTGTAAACTACATGAAGaatttgcattttgtgtgCCCACTTTGTGTAAGGACAAAGAACCAGCCTGGCTGACGCCCCGTTAAGCCCGTTACACTGCACGCTTACCTCAATCTACGTAAAAATGGGAATTACGTTAATCCAGGCGGAGTCTGGTCCTCTTCACCACTCGACTGTCTTGACCCAGTTTTTGGTATTAGTCGCATGCGCCTGCGCCGAGATTTGTGGGCCAAAAAGAAAGGACACTTACTGTGTTATTCTACGCCATTAGAATAAATATTGCCGCATTGTTTTGACAAACAGGACTAGATTAGTAACATAAACATTCGTTCATTGAATGCAAATCATAAGCCGATTTCACAAATTTACACGAATTATCTGCAACTAATGAGGTTCGGCTTAAGAAATACTCAAAAGCGCATGTTGGCaatggaaatttttaaaatgcaGACATTTCAGCTGACAACCAACATATGCCACAACCCACAAGATAGTTTTTGACTAGTCCAACCCCTCAGTTGGAAACTTTGATATCACTTTCATTCACATGTCCATAAGTGGCCCCTGGTAATGCCATCTTCCTGAACTGGCTGTCCACTTATGGTTCCAGTTCCTTCCTGCCCATTCTTGAGGCGGATTAGTTTGGGGGAGATTAGGATTTTGCGTAAACTCTCTAAACTCATTTGAGGCCAACTCAAGGATCTTcaagaaaagcaaaatatgTTTTCagtattcaaaaatttcacatTGCTTACCCTCCCCCCTCCAGCTCAGAATGTCGGCAAATacataaatagtttttttttttctttgcatttGTAATCTGATATTTTTGCATGTTTGCCAACAAAAAGGCAGAAGGcggaaaaacaaattattctTGACCACGAACCGAgcaacaaattgcaaaatcgGCTTAGCCCTTCTGCCCTCCTACTCTGCCATCTCATTTTTCTcagttgctgtttttttttccggGCACGCGAATTTCCGAATTTTTCATTCATACATAGATTTTCCC is a window encoding:
- the LOC6649618 gene encoding ionotropic receptor 93a, translated to MRSTLGLLLIFGLQLSLLVSVDCNDFSSFLSANASLAVVVDHDYMTMHGQNIMAHFEKILSDIIRENLRNGGINVRYFTWNSVRLKKDFLAAITVTDCENTWNFYKNTQETSVLLIAITDSDCPRLPLNRAIMIPLVEHGDEFPQIILDAKVQQILKWKTAVVFVDQTILDENSVLVKSIVHESTTNHIAPISLILYKVNDSLHGQQKRTALRQALGQFAMPKHEQKHQQFLVISKFHEDIIEIAETLNMFHVSNQWMFFVLEELRRDFDASTVTINLDEGANIAFALNETYPDCQDTLNCTISEVSMALVTSISKMISEEQSIYGEISDEEWESIRFTKQEKQDELLEYMKDYLKLNSKCASCARWRIDTAITWGKTQESRQFRTAPTRDAKNRNFDFINIGYWSPLLGFVVQELTFPHIEHHFRNITMDILTVHNPPWQILTKNSLGHIVESKGIVMEIVRELSRALNFTYQLHEAKSWEDEYAISQSKNESEMELLGSMTYRIPSRVTELAQGNQYFLAAVAATIYDPEKRFFNFTQPISVQKYTFITRQPDEVSRIYLFTAPFTQETWGCLVGIIILTAPLLYGINRLAPLEELRIRGLSTIKSCFWYVLGALLQQGGMYLPKADSGRLIVGFWWIVVIVLVTTYCGNLVAFLTFPKYQPGIDYLTQLAHHKHISQYGLRNGTFFEKYTKTTTRKDFKRFMEKAIIYNNAESERIDAVKSGQRINIDWRINLQLIVQQHFEQDKECHFALGKEDFVDEQIGLVVPLNSAYLHLINLHIDRMFRMGFIERWHQMNLPNSDKCNGKSVLRQITNHKVNMNDMQGCFLVLIFGFIVAVLVASIEFWYYRYHLHHQKRKQSVFVN